One Alligator mississippiensis isolate rAllMis1 chromosome 1, rAllMis1, whole genome shotgun sequence genomic window carries:
- the LOC132250688 gene encoding major histocompatibility complex class I-related gene protein-like isoform X2, with protein MEMVQVGTQCPSGTNSPEAPAPSSSRTRRHKIHSCLRSKAVWMCAGCTVGLGILVPCLVAGLRETRETPQLNSTVVPSSSARSHFYWHFYTGVSDPSPDVPGFTAMSYVDDQQILHYDSERQREEPRGDWVQGAVDPDFWDMETRSLQQWQKRFKQNLVTLRYRYNQTRGSHTLQFMYGCEVGEDGSTGGYMQVGYDGGDFISYDLGTCTWVAGTTQARVTQQTWNEDKILLQLTRSYLEETCIVWLRQYLQHGEAALQSKHPVAEVSHRPLSWDGHTALSCRVHGFYPRDVAVVWLENGEAQPQETRSSWVLPSGDGTYQTWATIEIDPSSNHDYTCRVEHVSLGAALTVSWDKGRSKSDPMLIVGTVIGVVMLVIAGMGAGEALGDVPFTEED; from the exons ATGGAGATGGTGCAGGTGGGCACCCAGTGCCCGAGTGGCACCAACTCCCCTG aggccccagcccccagcagcagcaggaccagacGGCATAAGATCCATTCCTGCCTCCGTTCAAAAGCAGTTTGGATGTGCGCTG gcTGCACCGTAGGGCTGGGGATCCTGGTGCCATGTCTGGTAGCGGGGCTGCGTGAGACACGAGAGACACCGCAGCTGAACAGCACCGTGGTACCTTCCTCCAGTGCCC GCTCCCACTTCTATTGGCATTTCTACACCGGGGTGTCAGACCCCAGCCCGGACGTGCCGGGCTTCACTGCAATGAGCTATGTGGACGACCAGCAAATTCTCCACTACGACAgcgagaggcagagagaggagccGCGCGGGgactgggtgcagggggctgtcGACCCAGACTTCTGGGACATGGAAACCAGgagcttgcagcagtggcagaagagaTTTAAACAGAACCTAGTCACCCTGCGGTATCGCTACAACCAGACCAGGG GGTCTCACACTCTCCAGTTCATGTACGGCTGTGAGGTTGGTGAAGACGGCAGCACTGGAGGCTACATGCAGGTTGGCTACGATGGGGGAGACTTCATCAGCTATGACCTGGGAACGTGCACCTGGGTAGCAGGAACAACACAGGCCCGGGtcacccagcagacctggaatgAGGATAAGATCCTTCTTCAGCTCACAAGATCCTACCTGGAGGAGACCTGCATTGTGTGGCTGCGGCAGTACCTGCAGCACGGGGAGGCAgcgctgcagagca agcacCCCGTGGCAGAGGTGAGCCACAGGCCCTTGTCCTGGGACGGACACACTGCCCTGTCCTGCCGGGTGCACGGCTTCTATCCCAGGGACGTGGCCGTCGTCTGGCTGGAGAACGGGGAGGCGCAGCCCCAGGAGACAAGGTCTTCATGGGTCCTTCCCAGTGGAGACGGGACCTACCAGACCTGGGCCACCATTGAGATCGACCCGAGCAGCAACCACGACTACACCTGCCGCGTGGAGCACGTGAGCCTGGGTGCAGCCCTGACAGTGTCCTgggacaaaggcaggagca AGTCCGACCCGATGCTGATTGTGGGCACCGTGATCGGTGTTGTCATGCTGGTCATTGCTGGGATGGGTGCAGGTGAAGCCCTTGGG GACGTACCCTTCACTGAGGAGGATTGA
- the LOC132250688 gene encoding major histocompatibility complex class I-related gene protein-like isoform X1, translating to MEMVQVGTQCPSGTNSPEAPAPSSSRTRRHKIHSCLRSKAVWMCAGCTVGLGILVPCLVAGLRETRETPQLNSTVVPSSSARSHFYWHFYTGVSDPSPDVPGFTAMSYVDDQQILHYDSERQREEPRGDWVQGAVDPDFWDMETRSLQQWQKRFKQNLVTLRYRYNQTRGSHTLQFMYGCEVGEDGSTGGYMQVGYDGGDFISYDLGTCTWVAGTTQARVTQQTWNEDKILLQLTRSYLEETCIVWLRQYLQHGEAALQSKHPVAEVSHRPLSWDGHTALSCRVHGFYPRDVAVVWLENGEAQPQETRSSWVLPSGDGTYQTWATIEIDPSSNHDYTCRVEHVSLGAALTVSWDKGRSKSDPMLIVGTVIGVVMLVIAGMGAGEALGVRLCPCLGAGEQDVPFTEED from the exons ATGGAGATGGTGCAGGTGGGCACCCAGTGCCCGAGTGGCACCAACTCCCCTG aggccccagcccccagcagcagcaggaccagacGGCATAAGATCCATTCCTGCCTCCGTTCAAAAGCAGTTTGGATGTGCGCTG gcTGCACCGTAGGGCTGGGGATCCTGGTGCCATGTCTGGTAGCGGGGCTGCGTGAGACACGAGAGACACCGCAGCTGAACAGCACCGTGGTACCTTCCTCCAGTGCCC GCTCCCACTTCTATTGGCATTTCTACACCGGGGTGTCAGACCCCAGCCCGGACGTGCCGGGCTTCACTGCAATGAGCTATGTGGACGACCAGCAAATTCTCCACTACGACAgcgagaggcagagagaggagccGCGCGGGgactgggtgcagggggctgtcGACCCAGACTTCTGGGACATGGAAACCAGgagcttgcagcagtggcagaagagaTTTAAACAGAACCTAGTCACCCTGCGGTATCGCTACAACCAGACCAGGG GGTCTCACACTCTCCAGTTCATGTACGGCTGTGAGGTTGGTGAAGACGGCAGCACTGGAGGCTACATGCAGGTTGGCTACGATGGGGGAGACTTCATCAGCTATGACCTGGGAACGTGCACCTGGGTAGCAGGAACAACACAGGCCCGGGtcacccagcagacctggaatgAGGATAAGATCCTTCTTCAGCTCACAAGATCCTACCTGGAGGAGACCTGCATTGTGTGGCTGCGGCAGTACCTGCAGCACGGGGAGGCAgcgctgcagagca agcacCCCGTGGCAGAGGTGAGCCACAGGCCCTTGTCCTGGGACGGACACACTGCCCTGTCCTGCCGGGTGCACGGCTTCTATCCCAGGGACGTGGCCGTCGTCTGGCTGGAGAACGGGGAGGCGCAGCCCCAGGAGACAAGGTCTTCATGGGTCCTTCCCAGTGGAGACGGGACCTACCAGACCTGGGCCACCATTGAGATCGACCCGAGCAGCAACCACGACTACACCTGCCGCGTGGAGCACGTGAGCCTGGGTGCAGCCCTGACAGTGTCCTgggacaaaggcaggagca AGTCCGACCCGATGCTGATTGTGGGCACCGTGATCGGTGTTGTCATGCTGGTCATTGCTGGGATGGGTGCAGGTGAAGCCCTTGGGGTGAGGCTATGTCCATGCCTTGGGGCGGGGGAGCAG GACGTACCCTTCACTGAGGAGGATTGA
- the LOC132250688 gene encoding major histocompatibility complex class I-related gene protein-like isoform X3 yields MEMVQVGTQCPSGTNSPEAPAPSSSRTRRHKIHSCLRSKAVWMCAGCTVGLGILVPCLVAGLRETRETPQLNSTVVPSSSARSHFYWHFYTGVSDPSPDVPGFTAMSYVDDQQILHYDSERQREEPRGDWVQGAVDPDFWDMETRSLQQWQKRFKQNLVTLRYRYNQTRGSHTLQFMYGCEVGEDGSTGGYMQVGYDGGDFISYDLGTCTWVAGTTQARVTQQTWNEDKILLQLTRSYLEETCIVWLRQYLQHGEAALQSKHPVAEVSHRPLSWDGHTALSCRVHGFYPRDVAVVWLENGEAQPQETRSSWVLPSGDGTYQTWATIEIDPSSNHDYTCRVEHVSLGAALTVSWDKGRSRRTLH; encoded by the exons ATGGAGATGGTGCAGGTGGGCACCCAGTGCCCGAGTGGCACCAACTCCCCTG aggccccagcccccagcagcagcaggaccagacGGCATAAGATCCATTCCTGCCTCCGTTCAAAAGCAGTTTGGATGTGCGCTG gcTGCACCGTAGGGCTGGGGATCCTGGTGCCATGTCTGGTAGCGGGGCTGCGTGAGACACGAGAGACACCGCAGCTGAACAGCACCGTGGTACCTTCCTCCAGTGCCC GCTCCCACTTCTATTGGCATTTCTACACCGGGGTGTCAGACCCCAGCCCGGACGTGCCGGGCTTCACTGCAATGAGCTATGTGGACGACCAGCAAATTCTCCACTACGACAgcgagaggcagagagaggagccGCGCGGGgactgggtgcagggggctgtcGACCCAGACTTCTGGGACATGGAAACCAGgagcttgcagcagtggcagaagagaTTTAAACAGAACCTAGTCACCCTGCGGTATCGCTACAACCAGACCAGGG GGTCTCACACTCTCCAGTTCATGTACGGCTGTGAGGTTGGTGAAGACGGCAGCACTGGAGGCTACATGCAGGTTGGCTACGATGGGGGAGACTTCATCAGCTATGACCTGGGAACGTGCACCTGGGTAGCAGGAACAACACAGGCCCGGGtcacccagcagacctggaatgAGGATAAGATCCTTCTTCAGCTCACAAGATCCTACCTGGAGGAGACCTGCATTGTGTGGCTGCGGCAGTACCTGCAGCACGGGGAGGCAgcgctgcagagca agcacCCCGTGGCAGAGGTGAGCCACAGGCCCTTGTCCTGGGACGGACACACTGCCCTGTCCTGCCGGGTGCACGGCTTCTATCCCAGGGACGTGGCCGTCGTCTGGCTGGAGAACGGGGAGGCGCAGCCCCAGGAGACAAGGTCTTCATGGGTCCTTCCCAGTGGAGACGGGACCTACCAGACCTGGGCCACCATTGAGATCGACCCGAGCAGCAACCACGACTACACCTGCCGCGTGGAGCACGTGAGCCTGGGTGCAGCCCTGACAGTGTCCTgggacaaaggcaggagca GACGTACCCTTCACTGA